In Magnolia sinica isolate HGM2019 chromosome 12, MsV1, whole genome shotgun sequence, a single genomic region encodes these proteins:
- the LOC131221984 gene encoding uncharacterized protein LOC131221984 gives MSSSIQLQIPKLSKDNYENWCIQMKALFGSQDIWEIVTDGYVEPTMEEEALYTANQRAVLKNQKKKDKKALFLVYQGLDESTFERVTEATTCKQPWEILSTIFKGVDRVKKVRLQTFRAEFETSHMKEDCWSKPVDQDEHSNYAEASNHEKEDSTLLLVQEEAYDQHDVWYLDSSASNHMCGKKELFVELAEDALGNVSLGDSLKVPVKGEEHKVYRLKKALYELKQAPRAWNARIDSYLQENGFAQCPYEHTVYIKKNAHGDILIACLYVDDLLFTGNRQAMFEEFKHAMFNEFEMTDGRLMSFFLGIEVKQQVDGIYISQKKYAKELLKKFKMADCNAVNTPVATGLKLTKEGEGRSVDSTLFKSLIGSLRYLTITRPDIVYSIGLLSSNDKVKTAPGFNAFSLGLVFNQLGPEPHKTKISSVKPC, from the exons ATGTCGTCCTCGATCCAGCTACAGATTCCAAAGTTATCCAAGGATAACTATGAAAACTGGTGCATCCAGATGAAAGCACTATTCGGGTCGCAAGATATATGGGAGATTGTTaccgatgggtatgtagaacccacaaTGGAAGAAGAAGCTCTCTACACCGCTAATCAAAGGGCGGtcctcaaaaatcaaaaaaagaaGGACAAGAAGGCGTTGTTTCttgtctatcaagggttggacGAGTCTACCTTTGAACGGGTTACTGAAGCAACAACAtgcaagcaaccatgggagattCTTAGCACAATCTTTAAAGGAGTTGATCGTGTGAAGAAGGTTCGTCTCCAAACTTTTAGAGCCGAATTCGAGACCtcacacatgaaggaag ACTGTTGGAGCAAACCAGTAGATCAAGATGAGCATTCTAATTATGCAGAAGCATCAAATCATGAAAAAGAAGACTCCACACTTCTTCTTGTACAAGAAGAAGCATATGATCAACATGACGTGTGGTATCTCGACTCTAGTGCGAGTAACCACATGTGTGGAAAGAAGGAGCTGTTCGTGGAACTGGCAGAAGATGCTCTTGGCAATGTGAGTCTAGGAGACTCATTAAAAGTTcctgtgaaag gggaggaacacaaagtGTATCGACTGAAGAAAGCCCTTTATGAGTTGAAGCAGGCTCCTCGTGCCTGGAATGCACGCATCGACAGctatcttcaagagaacggcttcgcccaatgtccatatgagcatacAGTCTACATCAAGAAAAATGCACATGGCGACATCCTCATAGCatgcctatatgttgatgatctgctatTCACAGGAAACCgtcaggcgatgtttgaagaattcaagcatgcTATGTTTAATgaattcgagatgactgatggtagattgatgtccttcttcttgggCATCGAAGTAAAACAACAAGTCGACGGTATTTATATATCACAGAAAAAGTATGCCAAGGAGTTGcttaaaaagttcaagatggcagACTGTAATGCCGTGAACACGCCTGTAGCAACGGGCCTGAAGCtgacaaaagaaggagaaggaagaagtgtGGACTCGACTCTATTCAAGAGTTTGATTGGAAGCTTAAGGTATCTCACAATCACAAGGCCAGATATCGTTTACAGTATTGGACTTCTAAGCAG